One window of Tenacibaculum maritimum NCIMB 2154 genomic DNA carries:
- the hppD gene encoding 4-hydroxyphenylpyruvate dioxygenase, producing the protein MSKKEVKSVNYGLEKIFEGAQDFLPLLGTDYVEFYVGNAKQAAHFYKTAFGFQSYAYRGLETGATDCVSYVIKQDKIKLVLTTPLNSKSAINNHIVKHGDGVKVVALWVEDARKAYEETTSRGAKSYMEPTVEKDEYGEVVRAGIHTYGETVHVFVERKNYNGVFLPGFKEWKTTYNPPSAGLKYIDHMVGNVGWGQMNKWVKWYEDVMGFENFLSFDDTQIHTEYSALMSKVMSNGNGRIKFPINEPAKAAKRSQIEEYLDFYEGEGVQHIAVATDDIIKTVTHLRDHGVEFLPPPPQTYYDMIPERLGKHMDMMKEDISKLQELSIMIDADEEGYLLQIFTKPVEDRPTLFFEIIQRMGARGFGAGNFKALFESIEREQEKRGTL; encoded by the coding sequence ATGAGTAAGAAAGAAGTAAAATCAGTAAACTACGGTTTAGAAAAAATATTTGAAGGAGCACAAGATTTTTTGCCCCTTTTAGGAACAGACTATGTAGAGTTCTATGTAGGAAATGCTAAGCAGGCAGCGCATTTTTATAAAACAGCTTTTGGTTTTCAATCGTACGCTTATAGAGGGCTAGAAACAGGAGCAACAGATTGTGTAAGTTATGTCATAAAGCAGGATAAAATCAAGTTGGTATTAACAACGCCGTTAAATAGCAAGTCAGCGATTAATAATCATATTGTAAAGCATGGAGATGGAGTAAAGGTAGTAGCTTTATGGGTAGAAGATGCTCGTAAAGCATATGAAGAAACTACGTCTCGTGGGGCAAAGTCGTACATGGAGCCTACTGTAGAGAAAGATGAATATGGTGAAGTTGTTCGAGCGGGTATTCATACGTATGGAGAAACGGTTCATGTATTTGTTGAGAGAAAGAATTATAATGGTGTGTTTTTACCAGGATTTAAAGAATGGAAAACAACGTATAACCCACCAAGTGCAGGATTAAAATATATTGATCATATGGTTGGAAATGTTGGTTGGGGGCAAATGAATAAATGGGTGAAATGGTATGAGGATGTAATGGGGTTTGAGAATTTCTTATCATTTGATGACACGCAAATTCATACGGAATACTCTGCATTAATGAGCAAGGTAATGAGTAATGGTAATGGTCGTATAAAGTTTCCTATTAATGAGCCAGCAAAAGCAGCAAAACGCTCTCAAATTGAAGAATATTTAGATTTTTATGAAGGAGAAGGAGTACAACATATTGCAGTTGCAACAGATGATATTATTAAAACGGTAACGCACTTAAGAGATCATGGAGTAGAGTTTTTACCTCCGCCTCCGCAAACATATTATGATATGATCCCTGAGCGTTTAGGGAAGCATATGGACATGATGAAAGAAGATATTTCTAAATTGCAAGAACTATCAATTATGATTGATGCTGATGAGGAAGGTTACCTGCTGCAAATATTTACAAAGCCAGTGGAAGATAGGCCTACATTGTTCTTTGAAATTATCCAAAGAATGGGAGCTCGTGGATTTGGAGCTGGTAATTTTAAAGCATTATTTGAATCTATAGAAAGAGAACAAGAGAAAAGAGGAACTTTATAA
- a CDS encoding tryptophan 2,3-dioxygenase family protein, whose amino-acid sequence MNKEELLKAIEEKYDKLGIPVETMLEGLLWSKPITYWDYIQTDALLGLQIPRSTQPDEMVFIMYHQVNELLFKMVLWEIDQVAKSIEITAKKISKHLKRITRYFDMLCNSFSVMTDGMDVDQYLKFRNALTPASGFQSAQYRKIEFASTELINLIDARFRDKIDRNSSFKNAYDHLYWQAAGKNYTTGQKTTLLELFDKKYIADFMDFMEDYNDCNLSKKFKQLSKEMQGDKELVEAMRNYDYTVNIKWVMAHYNAASKYLGGEDKDLEATGGSNWRRYMHPKYQKRIFFPYLWSEEELKNWGTF is encoded by the coding sequence ATGAATAAAGAAGAGCTTTTAAAGGCAATTGAAGAAAAATATGATAAGTTAGGGATCCCTGTAGAAACTATGCTAGAGGGTTTGTTGTGGAGTAAGCCAATTACTTATTGGGATTATATTCAAACGGATGCCCTTTTGGGCTTGCAGATACCTAGATCTACGCAACCAGATGAAATGGTATTTATTATGTATCATCAGGTAAATGAATTGCTGTTTAAAATGGTGTTGTGGGAAATAGATCAGGTCGCAAAATCTATAGAGATTACCGCAAAAAAGATTTCAAAACATTTGAAGAGAATAACGAGATACTTTGATATGCTATGCAATTCGTTTTCTGTGATGACAGATGGGATGGATGTAGATCAGTATTTGAAGTTTAGGAATGCGCTTACGCCAGCAAGTGGTTTTCAAAGTGCGCAGTATCGAAAAATTGAGTTTGCATCTACTGAGCTAATAAATTTAATAGATGCTCGTTTTAGAGATAAGATTGATAGAAATTCTTCTTTTAAAAATGCATATGATCATTTGTATTGGCAAGCCGCTGGTAAAAACTATACAACAGGTCAAAAAACAACTTTATTAGAGCTGTTTGATAAGAAATATATAGCTGATTTTATGGATTTCATGGAGGATTATAATGATTGTAATCTTTCAAAAAAGTTTAAGCAATTGTCAAAGGAAATGCAAGGAGATAAAGAGCTGGTGGAAGCAATGAGAAACTATGATTATACTGTAAATATAAAGTGGGTGATGGCACATTATAATGCAGCAAGTAAATATTTAGGAGGAGAAGATAAAGATTTAGAAGCTACAGGAGGTAGTAATTGGAGAAGGTATATGCACCCTAAATATCAAAAAAGAATTTTCTTTCCATATCTATGGAGTGAGGAAGAATTGAAAAACTGGGGAACTTTCTAA
- a CDS encoding DUF3108 domain-containing protein: MRKKGIIIFMLFLVVTTFSQEKIVPFKDGEWLRFKMSYSGFLKAGNATLSLKEEELNGKEVFHARGKGWTTGMIKWFFKVNDDYQSYFDKRTGTPYLFKRKIDEGGYKKNKIITFYEDRRKAYIQDFIKKKDTILSAINVQDMISTFYFLRKYNTKNLKLNEEINVNMFFDEKTHPFKLKYLGSEVLKTKFGKIKTQKFRPLVQAGRVFKAKESVTIWITADDNKIPIKMKASLSVGSLRAELDAYKGLANPFPIIYD, encoded by the coding sequence ATGAGGAAAAAAGGAATAATTATTTTTATGCTGTTTTTAGTTGTAACTACTTTTAGTCAGGAAAAAATAGTGCCATTTAAAGATGGAGAGTGGCTCCGCTTTAAAATGAGCTATAGTGGTTTCTTAAAGGCTGGAAATGCTACACTGTCATTGAAAGAAGAAGAGCTAAATGGTAAAGAAGTGTTTCATGCTAGAGGAAAAGGGTGGACTACAGGAATGATAAAATGGTTTTTTAAGGTAAATGATGATTACCAATCTTATTTTGATAAAAGGACAGGAACTCCCTATTTGTTTAAAAGAAAAATAGATGAAGGAGGATATAAAAAAAATAAGATAATTACCTTTTATGAAGATCGAAGAAAAGCATATATACAAGATTTTATAAAGAAAAAAGATACGATACTTTCAGCGATTAATGTTCAAGATATGATTTCGACTTTTTATTTTTTAAGAAAATATAATACTAAAAACCTTAAATTAAATGAAGAGATCAATGTAAATATGTTTTTTGATGAAAAAACGCATCCTTTTAAATTAAAATATTTGGGAAGTGAGGTGTTGAAAACAAAATTTGGAAAAATAAAAACTCAAAAATTTCGTCCCTTAGTACAAGCAGGAAGGGTATTTAAGGCTAAAGAAAGTGTTACGATATGGATTACCGCAGATGATAATAAAATTCCTATAAAGATGAAAGCTTCGTTGTCAGTAGGTTCTCTAAGAGCGGAATTAGATGCTTATAAAGGGTTAGCAAATCCTTTTCCTATCATATATGACTAA
- a CDS encoding peptidoglycan DD-metalloendopeptidase family protein, translated as MKKYILPFLVLLLFFSCQEKKKDIPNKVQTPKPKPVFAYGFNLNNYKVIRDTIKSGESFGVIMDRHHIMYPKINEIATRIKDTFDVRRVRTGKVYTILASKDSLEKAQVFIYKHDKVNATIIDFKDSIISAYDFRKPVKITEREVVAEINSNLSVTMDSLGLKPNLTNEVADIYAWTLDFYRLQKGDRFKMIFEEKYINDTTFVGYGKIKAAVFNHKGKNLYAYRYIADSVKKIAEYYDEDGNMLRSQFLKSPIKFQYRISSRYNLRRKIALYGRVRPHKGTDFAAKYGTPIMTTANGTVIESARRGGNGNYVKVKHNGTYTTQYLHMKRRKVRKGDYVKQGDIIGWVGMTGNTSGPHVCYRFWKNGRQVDPFKEKLPSAEPLKENIKPIYFNFIEPLKRQLDEITASKEKQIDSIHQKTITNELAEY; from the coding sequence TTGAAAAAATATATTCTTCCATTTCTTGTTCTTTTGCTCTTTTTTTCTTGCCAAGAAAAGAAAAAAGATATTCCGAATAAAGTCCAAACACCCAAACCCAAACCGGTTTTTGCTTATGGCTTTAATCTAAACAACTATAAGGTTATAAGAGATACTATAAAAAGTGGAGAAAGTTTTGGGGTTATTATGGATAGACACCATATAATGTATCCTAAAATAAATGAAATAGCAACAAGGATAAAAGATACTTTTGACGTTCGTAGAGTGCGAACAGGGAAAGTATATACTATTTTGGCATCTAAAGATTCCTTAGAAAAAGCTCAGGTATTTATTTATAAGCATGATAAAGTAAATGCAACCATTATTGATTTTAAAGATTCAATAATAAGCGCATATGATTTTAGAAAGCCAGTCAAGATTACTGAAAGAGAAGTTGTTGCAGAAATTAATTCTAATCTTTCTGTAACGATGGATAGCTTGGGGTTAAAGCCTAATTTAACGAATGAAGTAGCCGATATTTATGCATGGACTCTTGATTTTTATAGGCTTCAAAAAGGAGATCGATTTAAGATGATTTTTGAAGAAAAGTATATAAATGATACTACTTTTGTAGGTTATGGCAAGATAAAAGCAGCTGTTTTTAATCATAAAGGGAAAAATTTATATGCCTATAGATATATAGCCGATAGTGTCAAGAAAATAGCGGAGTACTATGACGAAGATGGAAATATGCTCAGAAGCCAGTTTTTAAAATCTCCTATAAAATTTCAGTACAGAATTTCCTCAAGGTATAACTTAAGAAGAAAAATAGCTTTGTATGGAAGAGTTCGACCACATAAAGGAACTGATTTCGCTGCAAAATATGGAACACCAATTATGACTACAGCAAATGGTACAGTCATAGAATCAGCTAGGAGAGGAGGAAATGGTAACTATGTGAAAGTTAAGCATAATGGCACCTATACCACCCAATATTTGCATATGAAGAGGAGAAAGGTAAGAAAAGGAGATTATGTAAAGCAAGGAGATATTATTGGTTGGGTTGGTATGACAGGAAATACCAGTGGTCCACATGTTTGCTATCGCTTTTGGAAAAATGGAAGGCAAGTAGATCCATTTAAAGAAAAATTACCCTCAGCAGAACCTTTAAAAGAGAATATCAAACCTATATATTTTAATTTTATTGAGCCTTTAAAAAGGCAGCTGGATGAAATAACGGCTAGTAAAGAAAAACAAATAGACTCAATCCACCAAAAAACAATAACAAATGAGCTTGCCGAATATTAA
- the pgi gene encoding glucose-6-phosphate isomerase — protein sequence MSLPNINPTKTKAWSKLLRHFEEIEGLQMKTLFAENKEREKEMSICFNDLFVDYSKNRITEETIDLLIELAEEVGLSNAIESYFSGEKINTTEGRAVLHTALRSNSEEVILNGTKNIKPKIQTALRKIKSFSNKVISGKWKGYTDKPITDIVNIGVGGSHLGPDMVVEGLKYYSNHLRMHFVSNIDGDHVSEVLKKINPETTLFIIVSKTFTTQETIANANTIKSWFLKSASQFDISKHFVAVSANLEAVDNFGIDKKNVFPIWNWVGGRFSLWSAVGLSISLSIGFDNFKELLNGGEEMDIHFRNEDLRDNIPVILGLLSVWYNNFYGTETEAILPYTQYLSKLPVYLQQAMMESNGKSVDRNGNAIHYQTGTIVWGNTGTNMQHAFMQLLHQGTKLVPADFIGYKEPLYGLVEHHEKLMANYYAQMDALTYGKTKEEVHLELKFSGEAEKISQLLLFKVFKGNKPSNTILFRKLTPNSLGKLIAMYEHKVFVQGVVWNICSYDQFGVELGKELARKRFTKC from the coding sequence ATGAGCTTGCCGAATATTAATCCTACAAAAACAAAAGCATGGAGTAAGTTATTACGTCATTTTGAAGAAATTGAAGGGCTTCAAATGAAAACATTATTTGCGGAAAACAAGGAGAGAGAAAAAGAGATGTCTATTTGTTTCAATGATTTGTTTGTGGATTATTCCAAGAATAGAATCACAGAAGAGACAATTGATTTACTAATTGAGCTGGCAGAAGAAGTAGGTTTAAGCAATGCTATTGAAAGTTATTTTTCAGGAGAAAAAATTAACACAACAGAAGGTCGAGCTGTATTACATACTGCATTAAGAAGCAATTCGGAAGAAGTAATTTTAAATGGTACTAAAAATATAAAGCCAAAGATCCAAACAGCGCTAAGGAAAATAAAAAGTTTCAGTAATAAAGTGATATCAGGAAAATGGAAAGGTTATACTGATAAACCAATAACTGATATTGTAAATATAGGAGTCGGAGGCTCTCATTTGGGGCCAGATATGGTTGTTGAAGGGTTGAAATATTACAGCAATCACTTAAGAATGCATTTTGTATCGAACATTGATGGAGATCATGTTTCCGAAGTGTTGAAAAAGATAAATCCAGAAACGACGCTTTTTATTATAGTTTCTAAGACATTTACAACTCAAGAAACAATTGCAAATGCAAATACAATAAAGAGTTGGTTTTTAAAGTCAGCATCGCAATTTGATATTTCTAAACATTTTGTAGCTGTATCAGCTAACTTGGAAGCAGTAGATAATTTTGGTATAGATAAAAAAAATGTGTTTCCAATATGGAATTGGGTTGGAGGTCGTTTTTCTTTATGGTCTGCGGTTGGTTTATCTATTAGCTTGTCTATTGGATTTGATAATTTTAAAGAATTGTTAAATGGGGGAGAAGAAATGGATATACACTTTAGAAATGAAGACTTAAGAGATAATATTCCTGTAATTTTAGGATTGTTAAGTGTTTGGTATAATAATTTCTATGGTACGGAAACAGAAGCTATTTTACCATACACACAGTATTTAAGTAAGTTGCCAGTATATCTTCAACAAGCAATGATGGAGAGTAATGGTAAGAGTGTAGATAGGAATGGCAACGCTATTCATTATCAGACAGGAACTATTGTTTGGGGGAATACAGGAACTAATATGCAACATGCTTTTATGCAGTTGCTTCATCAAGGAACCAAATTAGTGCCCGCAGATTTTATAGGATATAAGGAGCCTTTATACGGGTTAGTAGAGCATCATGAAAAATTGATGGCAAACTATTACGCTCAAATGGATGCTTTGACTTATGGGAAAACAAAAGAAGAGGTTCATTTAGAACTTAAATTCTCGGGAGAAGCCGAAAAAATAAGCCAATTATTACTTTTTAAGGTTTTCAAAGGTAATAAACCAAGCAATACAATTCTATTTAGAAAGTTAACCCCTAATTCTTTAGGGAAATTAATAGCAATGTATGAGCATAAAGTTTTTGTTCAGGGTGTTGTTTGGAATATTTGCTCGTACGACCAGTTTGGCGTTGAGCTAGGTAAAGAATTGGCTAGAAAACGATTTACTAAATGTTAA
- a CDS encoding TonB-dependent receptor: MKNFKNLLLVVLFFTTAIVFGQAKLTGIVVDEMGEPLPGANVMEKGTTNGTSTDFDGKFVLKSKSNKGAVIVSFVGYSNKQVAFSSSKVNLGKIQLEASNTLDEIVVTANSIAIDRKTPVAVSTIKASDIALKLGTQEFPEVLKSTPGVYATKAGGGYGDGRINLRGFNSENVAVMINGVPVNDMENGRVFWSNWAGLGDVTSSMQVQRGLGASKVAVPSVGGTINIISKTTDIDEGGNVAFSLGNDGYKKFGFTYSTGLNDKGLAVTVSAAKTDGEGYVDGTPFTGFNYFLNVSKEFNDKHKLSLTAFGSKQRHGQRQNRQLIKTYRDSERGRKYNSDWGYKQGQLTSSEDNFYHKPQISLNHNWTISDKTFISTAAYASFGSGGGGGTGGANKFQFDSKDYRLGPLGTINFDKIVSENIANGINGSESILRASRNDHEWYGVLSTLKTDLSEDLTLLGGVDYRYYRGFHFTEVTDLLGGQYFIDNANVNNPNNKAKVGDKIWYDNEGRVGWLGGFGQLEYAKDALSAFLSFSLSNTSYQRVDYFQYLDTDPLQKSGTYNFLGYGTKGGVNYNIDEKHGVFVNLGYFEKAPYFNTIFPSRNNVDVNDEAKNQKITSYELGYTLRGEKLSANFNVYRTLWEDRTEVARFQSQDGSLAFANILGVGAVHQGIEFDFKYKATDNLTLTGMASLGDWRWGNNVKDVKIFNESNELIRTVNLFIKGLHVGDAAQTTAALGLNYKLTPETTFTVDYNYFADLYAEFDPSDRQRPNLPEAWKLPAYHLFDTALRHKFELGSFKTTLTARVNNVFDVEYISDANDRENSTASEALVYYGAGRTFSVGAKINF, from the coding sequence ATGAAAAATTTTAAAAATTTATTATTGGTAGTTCTGTTTTTTACAACAGCTATCGTTTTTGGACAAGCTAAGCTCACGGGTATTGTCGTTGATGAGATGGGTGAACCATTACCTGGGGCAAATGTTATGGAAAAAGGAACGACTAATGGTACGTCTACTGATTTTGACGGTAAATTTGTTTTAAAATCAAAATCCAATAAAGGTGCTGTTATTGTTTCTTTTGTAGGGTATAGCAACAAGCAAGTAGCATTTTCTTCATCTAAAGTAAATTTAGGCAAAATTCAGTTAGAGGCTTCTAATACATTAGATGAAATTGTAGTAACAGCAAACTCTATTGCAATTGATAGAAAAACGCCGGTAGCCGTTTCGACGATCAAAGCATCGGATATTGCATTAAAGCTAGGAACTCAAGAATTTCCTGAGGTGTTGAAATCTACTCCAGGAGTTTATGCAACTAAAGCAGGAGGAGGATATGGTGATGGTAGAATTAATTTGCGTGGATTCAATTCTGAAAATGTAGCTGTAATGATTAATGGAGTTCCTGTTAATGATATGGAAAATGGTAGAGTGTTTTGGTCTAACTGGGCAGGATTAGGGGATGTTACGTCTTCAATGCAAGTACAGAGAGGGTTAGGTGCTTCTAAGGTAGCGGTACCTTCTGTAGGAGGAACAATCAACATTATTTCTAAAACCACAGATATTGATGAAGGAGGAAATGTAGCTTTTAGCTTGGGTAATGATGGATATAAAAAGTTTGGATTTACATATTCAACAGGATTAAATGATAAAGGTCTAGCAGTAACTGTTTCTGCTGCTAAAACTGATGGAGAAGGATATGTAGATGGTACGCCATTCACAGGGTTTAACTACTTTTTAAATGTTTCTAAAGAGTTTAATGATAAGCATAAATTATCTTTGACAGCTTTTGGTTCTAAACAACGTCATGGACAGAGACAAAATAGACAGTTAATAAAAACGTATAGAGATAGTGAAAGAGGTAGAAAGTATAACTCAGATTGGGGGTATAAGCAAGGGCAGTTAACGAGTTCTGAAGATAACTTCTATCACAAACCACAAATATCTTTAAATCATAACTGGACTATTTCTGATAAAACGTTTATATCTACAGCAGCATACGCTTCGTTTGGCTCTGGTGGTGGTGGAGGTACTGGAGGAGCTAATAAATTTCAATTTGATAGTAAGGATTATAGGTTAGGTCCTTTAGGAACGATAAACTTTGATAAGATTGTTTCTGAAAATATTGCAAATGGAATAAATGGTTCAGAATCAATATTAAGAGCATCAAGGAATGATCATGAATGGTATGGGGTTTTATCTACTTTGAAAACGGATTTATCTGAAGATTTGACACTTTTAGGAGGGGTAGATTATAGATATTATAGAGGTTTCCATTTTACAGAGGTAACAGATTTATTAGGAGGTCAGTATTTTATAGATAATGCTAATGTAAATAACCCAAATAACAAAGCAAAGGTTGGAGATAAAATTTGGTATGATAATGAAGGAAGAGTAGGATGGCTAGGAGGTTTTGGTCAATTAGAGTATGCTAAAGATGCATTGTCTGCATTTTTATCATTTTCGTTGTCTAATACTTCTTATCAAAGAGTTGATTATTTCCAATATTTAGATACGGACCCTTTACAAAAATCAGGTACTTATAACTTTTTAGGTTATGGAACAAAAGGAGGGGTTAATTATAATATAGATGAAAAGCATGGTGTTTTTGTTAATTTAGGATATTTTGAAAAAGCACCGTATTTTAACACAATATTCCCTTCTCGTAATAATGTGGATGTTAACGATGAAGCTAAAAACCAGAAGATAACAAGTTATGAGTTAGGTTATACGCTTAGAGGTGAAAAATTATCAGCTAATTTTAATGTTTATAGAACACTTTGGGAAGATAGAACTGAGGTAGCCCGTTTTCAGTCGCAAGATGGTAGTTTAGCATTTGCAAATATTTTAGGGGTAGGGGCAGTTCATCAAGGAATAGAATTTGACTTTAAATACAAAGCGACTGATAATTTAACGCTTACAGGAATGGCATCTCTAGGAGATTGGAGATGGGGTAATAACGTTAAAGATGTGAAAATTTTTAATGAGTCTAATGAGTTGATTCGAACGGTTAATTTATTTATCAAAGGGTTACACGTAGGAGATGCAGCTCAAACAACAGCCGCATTGGGGCTTAATTATAAGTTAACTCCTGAAACTACATTTACTGTTGATTATAATTATTTTGCAGATTTATATGCAGAGTTTGATCCAAGTGATAGACAAAGACCTAATCTTCCAGAAGCATGGAAATTACCAGCGTATCATTTATTTGATACTGCATTGAGACATAAATTTGAATTAGGTAGTTTTAAAACAACGCTTACCGCTAGAGTAAATAATGTATTTGATGTTGAATATATATCTGATGCAAATGATAGAGAGAATTCTACGGCATCGGAAGCATTGGTATATTATGGAGCAGGAAGAACCTTTAGTGTTGGAGCAAAAATTAATTTTTAA
- a CDS encoding lysophospholipid acyltransferase family protein, which produces MKILSYLLSAIFAFVFFTLLLIFHPLQWIGLKVFGQNGHQKVVDVMNWFLIKSLLILGVSVRVKNEQEIPENKTIIFISNHQSMFDIPPIIWYFRKHFPKFVSKKELGRGIPSISFNLRYGGAALIDRKDGKKALMELADFSKRIHKNTWSAVIFPEGTRSRNGKPKPFAVNGLKMIVKYNPEAIIVPLTINNSWKVFKYGKFPLGLFSPIKIHTHQPIEVGTLPFEELVENVEKTIKRSVF; this is translated from the coding sequence ATGAAAATATTAAGCTACTTACTATCAGCAATTTTTGCATTTGTTTTTTTTACTTTGTTATTGATTTTTCACCCTTTACAGTGGATAGGATTGAAAGTTTTTGGCCAAAATGGACATCAAAAAGTGGTGGATGTAATGAACTGGTTCTTAATAAAATCATTGCTTATTTTAGGCGTATCTGTTCGTGTAAAAAATGAACAGGAAATACCTGAAAATAAAACAATTATTTTTATATCTAATCACCAGAGTATGTTCGATATTCCACCTATTATCTGGTATTTTAGAAAACATTTTCCAAAGTTTGTGTCTAAAAAAGAACTAGGAAGGGGTATTCCAAGTATTTCTTTTAATTTACGATATGGAGGGGCAGCTTTAATCGACCGGAAAGATGGAAAAAAGGCATTGATGGAACTCGCAGATTTTTCAAAACGTATTCATAAAAATACATGGTCTGCCGTTATATTCCCTGAAGGAACGCGTAGTAGGAATGGGAAACCTAAGCCATTCGCTGTAAATGGTTTAAAAATGATTGTAAAGTATAATCCGGAAGCAATTATAGTTCCTTTAACAATCAATAACTCATGGAAGGTGTTTAAGTATGGAAAATTCCCATTAGGCCTTTTTAGCCCAATAAAAATTCATACACATCAGCCAATAGAGGTAGGAACATTACCTTTTGAAGAGTTAGTAGAAAATGTAGAGAAAACAATTAAAAGATCTGTTTTCTAG
- a CDS encoding acyl-ACP desaturase, which translates to MSIQNIRKEVMKTLEKNIDSFVDKFLVPIEKIWQPTDFLPNSQTDSFIDEVKEIQEISKELEDDFWVVLVGDTITEEALPTYESWLLDLEGVTQQPDNGWAKWIRAWTAEENRHGDVLNKYLYLSGRVNMREVEVSTQHLIADGFDIGTATDPYKNFIYTSFQELATYISHNNVAKIARKKGHKALAKMSKIIAGDEMRHHLAYAEFVKEIFKIDPSEMMLAFQHMMKHKIVMPAMHLRESLGSKGSLFEDFSVVAQRIGVYTGFDYVEIIKKLNKAWEIDKISELTPEAEKARDYLMKLPDRMYRITERMVVPDTKFNFKWMIPS; encoded by the coding sequence ATGTCAATACAAAATATTCGAAAAGAAGTGATGAAAACTCTCGAGAAAAATATCGATAGTTTCGTAGATAAATTTTTGGTACCTATTGAAAAAATATGGCAACCAACAGATTTTCTTCCTAATTCACAAACAGACTCTTTTATAGATGAGGTAAAAGAAATTCAAGAAATATCTAAAGAGTTGGAAGATGATTTCTGGGTAGTATTGGTCGGAGATACGATTACAGAAGAAGCATTACCAACTTATGAATCATGGTTACTAGATTTAGAAGGAGTAACTCAGCAGCCAGATAATGGTTGGGCAAAGTGGATACGTGCATGGACTGCAGAGGAAAACCGCCATGGAGATGTTTTGAATAAGTACCTGTATTTATCTGGAAGGGTGAATATGAGAGAGGTAGAGGTTTCAACGCAGCATTTAATAGCTGATGGATTTGATATTGGAACAGCAACAGATCCTTATAAAAATTTTATATATACAAGCTTTCAAGAACTAGCTACCTATATATCTCATAATAATGTAGCTAAAATAGCGCGAAAAAAAGGGCATAAAGCATTAGCAAAAATGTCAAAGATTATAGCGGGTGACGAAATGAGGCACCATTTAGCTTATGCTGAGTTTGTAAAAGAAATATTTAAAATAGATCCTTCTGAAATGATGCTTGCCTTTCAGCATATGATGAAACATAAAATAGTAATGCCAGCAATGCACTTAAGAGAATCATTAGGGAGTAAAGGTAGTCTTTTTGAAGATTTTTCTGTAGTAGCGCAACGAATAGGAGTATATACAGGGTTTGACTATGTAGAGATTATTAAAAAACTTAATAAAGCATGGGAAATAGATAAAATATCTGAATTAACTCCAGAGGCAGAAAAAGCGCGTGATTACTTGATGAAACTCCCAGATAGGATGTATCGTATAACGGAGAGAATGGTAGTACCCGATACGAAATTTAATTTCAAATGGATGATTCCGTCTTAA